One genomic window of Elaeis guineensis isolate ETL-2024a chromosome 2, EG11, whole genome shotgun sequence includes the following:
- the LOC105055950 gene encoding DNA (cytosine-5)-methyltransferase 1B (The RefSeq protein has 5 substitutions, 1 frameshift compared to this genomic sequence) — MGSVACDLGSADSTGVKRKHKGIPSTKKEKIIDNSKVEHEIPTETKEEPVEDREEPVAHKRPKRAAACSNFKEKSVRLSDKSAVLESKKNRLVEEEMAAVDLTKLGPEDLPPCRKLLDFILHDADGNPQPFEMSEIDDLFITALVMPMDDDLEKERERGVKCEGFGRIESWSISGYDEGSAVAWISTESVDYECVKPASSYRRFYDHFYDKACICVEVYRKLARSAGGNPDLSLEELLAAVVRSMNGTKNASGGFVSKDFVISLGDFIYKQLVGLDETTENNHANLATLPALVALRNECKSRIEYNRVPPMVSNGSVKIKEGGNVEGTEDEDEKLARLLQEEEEWKLMKQQRGRRSGTSQRNIYIKISEAEIANDYPLPAYYEPSVEEMDEYIYFDSDSYMSYPDLPRRVLDNWALYNSDSRLISLELIPMKPCTEIDVTAFGSGNMRMDDGSGFCLEADPGQSSSNTSDSLDCGFPIYLSAIKEWMIEFGSSIIFVSIRTDCAWYRLGKPTKQYAPWFEPVLKTANVAISIIKLLKEQSRVSRLSFADVIKKVSDFEKGHPAHISSNLTLVERYIVVHGQIILQQFAEYPDENIRKCAFVTGLSDKRMERQHTKLVMKKKVVVKKEENLNPSATMRPVLSKRDVMRATTTRLINRIWGDYYSNYFPEDLKEDYHEMKEVEEPEENEEEEMEEENILVQGEITSKPCSSIQSHKPKLNSKEIKWDGEPTDRMDTGEALYGRAVVRGIVFATGGAVTVEADELEEMPTILFVEYMFEKLDGMKKVHGRVMKKGSQTVLGNAANEREVFLTNECMEFELGDIKESVTVEIRLQLWGHKHRKEYFDEDKIDRAKAEERKRKGLPMEFFCKSLYWPQKGAFLALPYDDLGLGTGVCNSCIWRESESNEFKINSMTSFVYNNTEYNVHDFLYVTPQFFGENKIEDRGTFKAGRNVGLKAYVVCHLLEIDVPSGPKQPTPKSTQVKVRRFYIPENISAAPAYCSDIREVYYSEEIISVPVEMIEGKCEVRKRNDLPNLDFPVVIDHVFFCDYSYDPVKGALNQLPANVKFTSLTRRASNTTRKKNKGKEKCKEGEQDGSDKLKDMAQENRLATLDIFAGCGGLSAGLQQSGVSFTKWAIEYEQPAGEAFSENHPETLMFIDNCNVILRAIMEKCGDADDCVATDEAVKLATGLDEEKLKNLPMPGEVDFINGGPPCQGFSGMNRFSQSTWSKVQCEMILAFLSFAEYFRPRFFLLENVRNFVSFNKGQTFRLTLASLLEMGYQVRFGILEAGAYGVPQSRKRAFIWAASPKETLPEWPEPMHVFASPELKITMPGGVHYAAVRSTSGGAPFRSITVRDTIGDLPPVPNGASKPTIKYGSEPVSWFQKLIRGNMFALNDHISKEMNELNFIRCQRIPKHPGADWHDLPDEKVKLSTGQIVDLIPWCLPNTAKRHNQWKGLFGRLDWEGNFPTSITDPQPMGKVGMCFHSDQDRIITVRECARSQGFLDGYHFSGNIQNRHKQIGNAVPPPLAYVLGLKLKEAVDAKSSSA; from the exons ATGGGGAGTGTGGCATGCGATCTTGGTTCTGCAGATTCTACAG GTGTGAAGAGAAAACACAAAGGAATTCCTTCAACAAAGAAAGAGAAAATCATTGATAACAGCAAGGTGGAACATGAAATACCAACAGAGACAAAGGAAGAGCCTGTTGAGGATCGTGAAGAACCTGTTGCTCACAAGAGGCCAAAGAGAGCTGCTGCATGCTCAAATTTCAAGGAGAAATCAGTCAGGTTATCTGATAAATCTGCAGTTCTTGAATCGAAGAAAAACCGTCTAGTGGAGGAAGAGATGGCTGCTGTTGATTTGACCAAACTTGGTCCTGAAGATCTTCCACCATGTAGAAAACTTCTAGACTTCATCTTGCATGATGCTGATGGAAATCCTCAGCCTTTCGAAATGTCGGAAATTGATGATCTGTTTATCACTGCTCTTGTCATGCCCATGGATGATGAtttggagaaagagagagaaaggggagtAAAATGTGAAGGATTTGGGCGGATTGAGTCTTGGTCAATTTCTGGTTATGATGAAGGGTCAGCAGTAGCTTGGATTTCAACTGAAAGTGTAGATTATGAATGCGTAAAACCTGCAAGCAGTTACAGACGGTTCTATGATCATTTCTATGACAAGGCATGCATTTGTGTTGAGGTTTACAGAAAACTAGCCAGATCTGCTGGTGGAAATCCAGATTTAAGTCTTGAGGAGCTACTCGCTGCTGTTGTCCGTTCCATGAATGGAACCAAGAATGCCTCTGGTGGATTTGTTAGTAAAGACTTTGTGATCTCTCTTGGTGACTTCATATACAAACAGCTAGTTGGATTGGATGAGACCACAGAGAACAATCATGCGAATTTAGCCACATTGCCAGCTCTTGTTGCTTTAAGAAATGAATGTAAAAGTAGAATAGAGTACAACAGGGTGCCTCCAATGGTCTCAAATGGGAGCGTGAAGATTAAGGAAGGAGGAAATGTGGAGGGTACTGAAGATGAGGATGAGAAACTAGCACGGTTGTTGCAGGAGGAGGAAGAGTGGAAGTTGATGAAGCAGCAGAGAGGTCGTCGTTCTGGGACTTCTCAAaggaatatatatatcaaaatcagTGAGGCAGAGATCGCAAATGATTATCCTTTGCCAGCATATTATGAACCCTCTGTTGAAGAAATGGATGAGTATATCTACTTCGACAGTGACAGCTACATGTCCTATCCTGACCTTCCAAGAAGAGTTCTGGACAACTGGGCTCTATATAATTCTGACTCAAGACTTATTTCTTTAGAGCTAATCCCAATGAAACCCTGCACAGAAATTGATGTGACAGCTTTTGGATCTGGTAACATGAGAATGGATGATGGTAGTGGGTTTTGTTTAGAGGCTGACCCAGGCCAGTCTTCTTCAAATACATCTGACAGCCTGGATTGTGGGTTTCCAATATATCTGAGTGCAATCAAGGAATGGATGATTGAATTTGGCTCTTCAATTATTTTCGTTTCAATTCGAACAGATTGTGCCTG GTACAGATTAGGAAAGCCAACAAAGCAGTATGCTCCCTGGTTTGAACCAGTTCTTAAAACTGCAAATGTTGCTATTAGTATCATCAAGTTGTTAAAAGAACAAAGCCGGGTGTCAAGGCTTTCTTTTGCAGATGTGATCAAGAAGGTTTCAGATTTTGAAAAGGGTCATCCTGCACATATATCCTCAAATTTGACATTGGTAGAGAGATATATTGTTGTGCATGGACAGATTATCCTTCAGCAATTTGCTGAGTATCCAGATGAGAACATTCGTAAGTGTGCTTTTGTCACTGGCCTTTCAGACAAGATGATGGAAAGACAgcacacaaaactagttatgaagAAAAAAGTTGTggtaaagaaagaagaaaatctgaATCCAAGTGCAACA AGGCCTGTGTTGTCCAAGAGGGATGTGATGCGTGCTACGACAACCAGGCTGATAAATAGGATCTGGGGTGATTATTACTCCAATTACTTTCCAGAGGATTTAAAGGAGGATTATCATGAAATGAAAGAAGTTGAGGAGCCAGAAGAGAATGAAGAGGAAGAAATGGAAGAGGAGAACATATTGGTCCAGGGGGAGATTACTTCAAAGCCCTGCTCATCCATACAGTCTCATAAGCCAAAGCTTAATTCCAAGGAAATAAAATGGGATGGGGAACCAACTGACAGAATGGATACTGGGGAAGCTCTTTATGGACGGGCAGTTGTTCGTGGGATCGTAGTTGCTACTGGTGGAGCAGTAACTGTAGAAGCTGATGAATTGGAAGAAATGCCAACTATATTATTTGTTGAGTACATGTTTGAAAAACTTGATGGCATGAAAATGGTACATGGCAGGGTAATGAAGAAGGGATCTCAGACCGTTCTTGGAAATGCTGCAAATGAGAGGGAGGTTTTTCTGACTAATGAATGCATGGAATTTGAACTGGGAGATATCAAAGAATCTGTAACTGTGGAAATTCGGCTGCAGTTATGGGGGCACAAGCATAGAAAGGAATACTTTGATGAGGATAAGATCGATAGGGCAAAggcagaggagagaaaaaggaaaggattGCCTATGGAATTCTTCTGCAAGAGCTTATATTGGCCTCAGAAAGGTGCATTTTTGGCTCTTCCTTATGATGACTTGGGCCTTGGAACTGGTGTTTGCAATTCATGCATATGGAGAGAATCAGAGAGCAATGAATTTAAGATAAACTCCATGACAAGTTTTGTGTACAACAACACTGAGTACAATGTCCATGACTTTTTATATGTCACACCCCAGTTTTTTGGTGAGAACAAAATCGAGGATCGTGGAACTTTTAAGGCTGGCCGGAACGTGGGACTAAAAGCCTACGTTGTATGCCATTTGCTGGAAATTGATGTTCCTTCAGGGCCTAAACAGCCTACCCCAAAATCAACCCAGGTCAAGGTTAGAAGATTCTATAGACCTGAAAATATTTCGGCTGCAAAAGCATATTGTTCTGATATTAGAGAA GTTTATTACAGTGAAGAGATAATTAGTGTGCCTGTAGAGATGATAGAGGGTAAATGCGAAGTGAGAAAGAGAAATGATCTGCCAAATCTGGACTTCCCTGTGGTTATTGATCATGTATTCTTTTGTGACTATTCTTATGACCCTGTAAAAGGAGCACTCAATCAG tTGCCTGCCAATGTGAAATTTACCTCCCTGACACGAAGGGCATCTAACACCACTCGGAAAAAGAACAAGGGTAAGGAAAAATGTAAAGAAGGCGAGCAAGATGGCTCTGATAAATTGAAGGACATGGCCCAAGAAAATCGGTTGGCTACACTAGATATTTTTGCTGGTTGTGGAGGCCTGTCAGCGGGATTACAGCAATCTG GTGTTTCTTTTACGAAATGGGCAATTGAATATGAACAGCCAGCTGGTGAAGCATTTAGTGAAAATCATCCTGAAACCTTGATGTTTATAGACAATTGCAATGTGATTTTAAG GGCTATTATGGAGAAGTGTGGGGATGCAGATGACTGTGTTGCAACTGATGAGGCTGTTAAATTGGCAACTGGGCTTGATGAGGAGAAGCTTAAGAACCTGCCAATGCCGGGTGAAGTAGATTTCATCAATGGGGGGCCTCCATGCCAG GGTTTTTCTGGCATGAATAGATTTAGCCAAAGCACATGGAGTAAAGTACAGTGTGAGATGATTTTAGCATTTCTATCTTTTGCTGAATATTTCCGGCCACGTTTCTTTCTTTTGGAGAATGTGAGAAATTTTGTTTCATTCAATAAGGGGCAAACATTCCGATTGACTCTTGCTTCACTGTTGGAAATGGGATACCAG GTGCGGTTTGGAATTCTGGAGGCAGGAGCTTATGGTGTGCCACAATCAAGAAAAAGGGCATTTATTTGGGCAGCTTCCCCTAAGGAGACTCTTCCCGAGTGGCCAGAACCTATGCATGTCTTTGCTAGTCCAGAACTGAAGATAACAATGCCTGGTGGTGTGCACTATGCTGCTGTTCGGAGCACTTCTGGTGGAGCACCATTCCGTTCCATAACTGTTCGGGATACGATCGGGGATCTTCCACCAGTTCCTAATGGAgcttcaaaacctacaatcaaa TATGGAAGCGAACCAGTTTCCTGGTTTCAAAAGCTCATTCGAGGTAACATGTTTGCCCTGAATGatcatatctccaaagaaatgaATGAACTGAATTTTATTCGGTGTCAAAGAATTCCAAAGCATCCAGGTGCTGACTGGCATGACCTCCCGGATGAAAAG GTTAAATTATCAACTGGGCAAATAGTGGATTTGATTCCATGGTGCCTACCGAACACTGCAAAGAGGCACAACCAATGGAAGGGGCTCTTTGGGAGGTTGGATTGGGAAGGAAATTTCCCCACTTCGATCACAGATCCCCAGCCCATGGGAAAGGTGGGAATGTGCTTTCACTCTGACCAAGATAGGATTATCACAGTCCGTGAATGTGCACGGTCTCAA